A window of the Henckelia pumila isolate YLH828 chromosome 3, ASM3356847v2, whole genome shotgun sequence genome harbors these coding sequences:
- the LOC140892869 gene encoding uncharacterized protein encodes MAAEYSSLLKNKFWVLRHGRSIPNEKGIIISSLENGILEEYRLCPDGVHQARLAGESFLEEIKKRNIGIERIRICYSPFSRTSHTAKVVASVLNVPFDGPQCKAMEDLRERFFGGSFELKSHDKYPEIWAMDEKDPFTRPEGGESVADVVTRLIRALAKMESTFEGCTVLVVSHGDPLQILQTIVNASVQTTRTDANDLTSRIQEISVPSVLSQHRKFALNTGELRELV; translated from the exons ATGGCGGCTGAGTATTCATCGTTGCTGAAGAACAAATTCTGGGTGCTCAGGCATGGAAGAAGCATCCCAAACGAAAAGGGAATAATCATTTCATCTCTG GAAAATGGGATTCTTGAAGAATATCGTTTGTGTCCTGATGGGGTTCATCAGGCTCGTTTGGCTGGAGAATCCTTCCTCGAG GAAATAAAGAAAAGGAACATTGGGATAGAGCGCATTCGTATATGTTACTCACCATTTTCAAGGACCAGTCATACTGCAAAAGTGGTTGCTTCCGTTCTAAATGTTCCATTTGATGGTCCACAGTGCAAG GCTATGGAGGATCTTCGGGAGCGGTTCTTTGGTGGTTCATTTGAGCTGAAGTCCCATGATAAA TACCCTGAGATTTGGGCCATGGATGAGAAAGATCCCTTCACGCGACCTGAAGGAGGAGAAAGTGTTGCTGATGTTGTCACAAGGCTGATAAGGGCTTTGGCTAAAATGGAATCAACATTTGAAGG GTGCACGGTGTTAGTTGTCAGTCATGGAGATCCCTTGCAGATTCTGCAGACAATAGTCAATGCATCTGTGCAGACCACAAGAACTGATGCAAATGACTTGACCTCAAGAATTCAGGAAATCAGTGTCCCTTCTGTACTGTCACAGCACCGGAAATTTGCTCTAAATACGGGAGAACTTCGTGAATTAGTGTAG